One part of the Oceanihabitans sp. IOP_32 genome encodes these proteins:
- a CDS encoding protein-disulfide reductase DsbD family protein, whose translation MFHKFVAFHKLVLFLILSFSISAFSQVFEPVQWSTSIEKISETEYDLIVNATIDSGWHLYSQNVPENGPIPTTFTFKTNKDFELIGKVSEGEGYTVDDPIFNMRIKYFDNKAEFKQRIKVLNNELALVKGEVEFMVCDDSRCLPPEYIDLEFNLKNIEPTKTVSASFQLEDSSSENLIVDPVKWSTSVEKISDSHYILISKATIEDSWHLYAQNVPENGPIPTTFDYQFAKHAKPIGKTQEPKGITVMDKVFEMEITYFKNTAEFKQKIEILNADITSIQAEVVYMACNDKQCTAPTYKDLVFDLSQATKATTDIIVDDAPSKKSANKGLWAIFFIAFLSGFAALLTPCVFPMIPMTVSFFTKQSKTKAKGVKNAIIYGISIIIIYLILGIAVTAIFGADALNAMATNVWFNLIFFLLLIVFALSFLGAFEIVLPNKWLNNVDKQADRGGLIGIFFMALALALVSFSCTGPIVGTLLVEAASKGGIAPIVGMLGFSLAIALPFALFAAFPGWLNSLPKSGGWLNTVKVVLGFLEMALAFKFLSQADLVLQLHFLEREVFIAIWIAIFGTLALYLFGKIKLPNDSPLTHISVGRLSLGMFVLAFTVYMIPGLWGAPLNLISAFPPPLDYAESPYGVGHSKVGGGVPSTIEENLPEGARLLAPHQILSFNDYDKGMAYAKQVNKPVMLDFTGYACVNCRKMEQNVWVNPEILSMLKNDIVLISLYVDDKRKLPEDEVVDSKLRPGKKLKYIGQKWSEFQTVKFKTNTQPFYVFVDLDGKNINEPIGYTPDAEEYYSWMKAGIDRFN comes from the coding sequence ATGTTCCATAAATTCGTAGCCTTCCACAAACTAGTTTTATTTTTAATATTATCGTTTAGTATTAGTGCATTTTCGCAAGTATTCGAACCAGTACAATGGAGTACATCCATTGAAAAAATATCGGAAACTGAATACGATCTTATTGTTAATGCTACTATAGATTCTGGTTGGCATTTATACTCGCAAAACGTTCCTGAAAATGGCCCTATTCCAACCACATTTACCTTTAAAACTAATAAAGACTTCGAATTAATTGGTAAGGTTTCTGAAGGTGAAGGATATACTGTAGACGACCCCATTTTTAACATGCGTATTAAGTACTTTGATAATAAAGCAGAGTTTAAACAACGCATTAAGGTGTTAAATAATGAACTCGCTTTGGTAAAAGGTGAAGTAGAATTTATGGTTTGTGATGATTCCAGATGTTTGCCTCCCGAATACATAGATTTAGAATTTAATCTTAAAAACATCGAGCCCACGAAAACGGTTTCGGCTAGTTTTCAATTAGAAGATTCATCTTCTGAAAATCTAATAGTAGATCCGGTAAAATGGAGTACTTCCGTAGAAAAAATATCCGACAGCCACTATATTTTAATATCTAAAGCAACCATTGAAGACAGTTGGCATCTATACGCTCAAAACGTCCCAGAAAATGGTCCTATTCCAACAACATTCGATTATCAATTCGCAAAACATGCTAAGCCAATAGGTAAAACTCAAGAGCCTAAAGGTATTACTGTTATGGATAAAGTTTTTGAAATGGAAATCACCTATTTTAAAAACACAGCAGAGTTTAAACAAAAAATAGAGATTTTAAATGCAGACATTACTTCTATTCAAGCCGAAGTGGTTTATATGGCTTGTAACGATAAACAATGTACTGCTCCAACATACAAAGATTTGGTTTTCGATTTAAGCCAGGCCACAAAAGCGACCACCGATATCATAGTTGATGATGCACCATCGAAGAAGTCTGCTAATAAAGGGCTATGGGCCATCTTTTTTATCGCCTTTTTATCTGGTTTTGCAGCCTTGTTAACCCCTTGTGTTTTTCCAATGATTCCTATGACGGTGAGCTTCTTTACAAAACAAAGTAAAACAAAAGCGAAAGGTGTGAAAAACGCCATAATTTACGGTATTAGTATAATTATCATATATCTTATTTTAGGAATTGCTGTTACTGCCATTTTTGGGGCCGATGCTTTAAATGCTATGGCCACAAACGTATGGTTTAACCTTATTTTCTTTTTGTTATTAATTGTATTTGCATTGTCCTTTCTAGGTGCTTTCGAAATAGTTTTACCGAATAAATGGCTCAATAATGTAGACAAACAAGCCGATAGAGGTGGTTTAATAGGCATATTCTTTATGGCCTTGGCCTTGGCGCTAGTCTCCTTTTCTTGTACTGGACCTATTGTAGGCACACTTCTGGTTGAGGCCGCGTCTAAGGGGGGTATCGCTCCAATAGTTGGTATGTTAGGGTTTTCGTTAGCCATAGCTCTACCATTTGCCTTGTTTGCAGCTTTTCCTGGTTGGTTAAATTCTTTGCCAAAATCTGGTGGATGGTTAAATACAGTAAAAGTTGTGTTAGGATTTTTAGAAATGGCACTGGCTTTTAAGTTTTTATCACAGGCCGATTTAGTTTTACAATTACATTTTTTAGAGCGTGAGGTCTTTATAGCCATTTGGATTGCTATTTTTGGTACTTTGGCTTTATATTTATTCGGAAAAATAAAACTCCCTAACGACTCACCCCTAACGCATATATCTGTGGGTCGATTAAGCTTAGGCATGTTCGTTTTAGCCTTTACGGTTTATATGATTCCAGGGCTTTGGGGTGCTCCATTAAATTTAATTAGTGCCTTTCCACCACCGTTAGATTATGCAGAATCCCCTTATGGTGTAGGGCATTCTAAAGTAGGCGGCGGCGTGCCTAGTACAATAGAAGAAAATCTACCAGAAGGTGCGCGTTTATTAGCGCCTCATCAAATTTTAAGTTTTAATGATTACGATAAGGGTATGGCCTATGCTAAACAGGTAAATAAGCCCGTTATGCTAGATTTTACAGGATATGCCTGTGTAAATTGTCGTAAAATGGAACAAAACGTTTGGGTAAATCCTGAAATACTAAGCATGCTTAAAAACGACATCGTATTGATATCGCTTTATGTGGATGACAAACGAAAATTACCAGAAGACGAAGTCGTAGATTCTAAACTAAGACCCGGTAAGAAGTTAAAATATATCGGACAGAAATGGAGTGAGTTTCAAACCGTTAAATTCAAAACAAATACACAGCCGTTCTATGTGTTTGTAGATCTCGATGGTAAAAACATAAATGAGCCTATTGGCTATACCCCCGATGCCGAGGAATACTACAGTTGGATGAAGGCGGGAATAGATCGTTTTAATTAA